DNA sequence from the Tenacibaculum mesophilum genome:
ATCTAAATAAGTAATTAACCCATAAATAATAAGCACCAATCCTCCAATAAGAAACAAGCGTGGATCATCTTTTATTTTTTCCAACAGACTTCTACTTCCAAAATAGGCTATTAACATAAATGAAATATCACCTAAGATCACACCTATATCAAAGGCTATTGCCGCACGAGCACCTTTTAAAATACTTGTTTTAATGAGCATAAAAAATACTGGCCCTATCATAAAAGCCATGAAAACACCAACAAAGAAGGCGTTTTTAAAGTCGTAAAAATCCATTTTATAAAGTTACGGTTTTACTTATACATCATCAAAGTCTACTACAACTTTCTGCGTCGTAGGATGCGCTTGACAAGTAAGTATTAAACCTTCTTCTAACTCATCATCAGTTAAAATAGAGTTTTTGGTCATAACAGCTTTACCTTCTGTAACTTTTGCAATACAACTACTACAAACACCTCCTTGGCAAGAATAAGGAGCATCTAATTTATTTCGTAAACTTGCAGCTAAAATAGTATCTGTTTGCTTCATTGTAAAGCTAGTCTCTTCATCATCTAATACTACTTTAATTTCTGTTTCTCCTTCTTTTATTAAATCTGTATTTTCCTCAGCTGTAGAAGCTGTAAATAATTCAAAGTGAATGGCGCTTTTTGATAAACCATTTTCTTTAAGTGTTTCAGAAGCTATCTTAATCATTTCTTCTGGTCCACATAAAAAAGCTTCATCAAATACTACTTCTTTATAAAGATTCTTTACAAAGTAGTTTATGTGTCCTTTGTCAATTCTTCCAAACAATGTGTTCTCTTTACGCTCTCTACTATACACGTAATGTAAATTAAATCGATCAGGATACTCTTGTTGTAATAAATTTAAATCATTATAAAAAATAGTATCATTAATACTTTTGTTACCATAAACTAGCGTAAAGGTTGATGATGAATCTTCTAAAACGCTTTTAATCATTGATAACACAGGGGTAATACCACTACCTGCTGCAAAAGCAATATAATTTTTGTTGTTTTCAGGAGTTAATATAAATTTTCCTTCAGGAGCTGCTACTTCTAATTCATTTCCTTTTTTTAATTGAGTAGTTGCAAATGTTGAAAATTTCCCGTTTTCAACAGCCTTTACTGCTACTTTTAGTTGATTACTTTTCGGTGCAGCACATATAGAATAAGCTCTACGAACTTCTTCTCCTTTAATTATTGTTTTTAAAGTAATGTATTGTCCTGCTATAAATTGAAACTTGCTTTTTAAATCTGCAGGAACATTAAAAAGTATTGAAACAGCATCTTTTGTTTCTTTTATTATTTCTTCTATTGTTAATTTATAAAAAGTACTCATGTAGTCTAATTTGAACAGCAAAAATAACAAACTCAACACGAACAAAAGTTAGGGTTTTACAAAAAGTACATTTAAGATTTTCATACATAAGTAAATTATGTATATTTGTATACCTAAAAATCTTAGGTATAAGAAAACTCATAATCATGGGAAATCAAAAACTATATAAAGGATCATTACAAACTATTATTTTAAAATTATTAGCTCAAAATGATAAAATGTACGGGTATGAAATAACACAAAAAGTAAAAGAGCTTACCAAAGGTGAATTAAAAATTACTGAAGGAGCTTTATACCCAGCTTTACATAAATTAGAAGCTGAAGGATTGTTGGATGTTGAAGTTGCTAAAGTTGGCAATCGCTTACGTAAATATTATAAACTCACGGAAAGCGGCACAAAAGAAACAGTTAATCGTCTTTCTGAAATGCAGGAGTTTTTAAACACCATGCAACAATTGGTAAATCCTAAGTTTAGTTTGGAGTAATTTTTTTAGCTATGGAATTAACAAAAGAACAAATTAAAAGAATAGATATCTTCTTAGAAGGAATAGGAATTGAATATATCGAGATCCGTTTTGAAATGGTAGATCATATTGCTACTGATATTGAAAATACAGTTGAAGATACGAATGCTTTTTTTGAAGGCAAAGGTTTTCAAGTACCTTTTATAAAGTATATGTTGAGCAGAAAAAAAGCTCTAAAAAACCGATATGAAAAACAAACTAAAAAATTACATTGGTATTATACTAAAACTATTTTAAAAGACATCTTAAAAAAAGTCATATATCCTAAAAATGTACTCGTTATACTTTTCTTTTCGTTTATATGCTTCTTTTTTGGTCCTAAATATGTTAAAGAAACTTCTGTTTTTATTTTTAGTTCATTAATGCTAAATCTTGTATATACGTCATATGTTTCCTATAATTTCACAAAGAAATATAAGCTTCTTAAAATTGTAAAAACTTACTCTTTTGTAAGCTCAGTTGTTATTATTATTGCTTTAAACTTTCCTAATTTTTTAGATATTTTTTATAATGGTAATTATCAAAAAAGTGCTATATATGTTTATCTAACTGCTTTTGTTTTTAATTACTTACTCTCTCAAAGTTTTCTAGAAAAAAGAGATTTTATTGAAAAAAAATATCAGTATTTAATTCAATAGCTATGCAACTAACCGACCAACATATAAAACAATTATACAAGTTTACACGTCAACATTTTGTTGAGCATTATGATGTGCAAACTGAGTTAGTAGACCATCTTGCTAACGATATTGAACAAATTTGGAAAGAAAATCCAACACTAACTTTTGAGCAAGCTCGCGATAAATCGTTTAAAAAATTTGGTGTGTTTGGATTTATGAATGTAGTAGAAGAAAAACAAAAACAGATGAATAAAAAATATTTTCTAATTATTTTAGGTTTTGTAAAACAGTGGTTTTCTATTCCTAAAATAGTATTAACATTCTCTATGTTTTATTGCTTCTATCTTTTATTACAGTTTTCTTTTTCTAAAAATTTATTTAATGGATTTTTCTTTATAGTTATCCTAATAGAGTTTTTTATGTTGTTCAAAAAAAGGAAAAAATTAAATGTAAAATTCAAAAAAACAGGAAAAAAATGGATGTTGGAGGATATTATACAAACTCAAAATCATGGAAATGTTGTATTTCTATTATTTTACATTTTTCAATTTATAACTCCTAGTTCATATGAAAACCTAAGTGGTTTTACTTCTGTAATCATAGCTTTTGTTACTACACTAGCAATTATTATTGGTTACATAAGTTTAATAATCATACCCAATAAAGCTAAAAAACTTCTCGAAGAACAGTATCCAGAATATAAATTTACCAACAATTAAAAATTTAAGAAATAAATAATACAAAAATCTAACCTATTTTTTCCCTTCAACAACAATAACAATTTCACCTTTAGCAGGTTTTTCAGTATAATATGATAGCACTTCTTTTACACTTCCTCGTTTGGTTTCTTCAAACAATTTTGTCAATTCTCTAGAAACAGATATTTG
Encoded proteins:
- a CDS encoding ferredoxin--NADP reductase, coding for MSTFYKLTIEEIIKETKDAVSILFNVPADLKSKFQFIAGQYITLKTIIKGEEVRRAYSICAAPKSNQLKVAVKAVENGKFSTFATTQLKKGNELEVAAPEGKFILTPENNKNYIAFAAGSGITPVLSMIKSVLEDSSSTFTLVYGNKSINDTIFYNDLNLLQQEYPDRFNLHYVYSRERKENTLFGRIDKGHINYFVKNLYKEVVFDEAFLCGPEEMIKIASETLKENGLSKSAIHFELFTASTAEENTDLIKEGETEIKVVLDDEETSFTMKQTDTILAASLRNKLDAPYSCQGGVCSSCIAKVTEGKAVMTKNSILTDDELEEGLILTCQAHPTTQKVVVDFDDV
- a CDS encoding PadR family transcriptional regulator, which codes for MGNQKLYKGSLQTIILKLLAQNDKMYGYEITQKVKELTKGELKITEGALYPALHKLEAEGLLDVEVAKVGNRLRKYYKLTESGTKETVNRLSEMQEFLNTMQQLVNPKFSLE